The Siniperca chuatsi isolate FFG_IHB_CAS linkage group LG2, ASM2008510v1, whole genome shotgun sequence genome window below encodes:
- the scn8ab gene encoding sodium channel, voltage gated, type VIII, alpha subunit b isoform X1 yields the protein MAAPLLAPPGPDSFKKFTPESLANIEKRINEEKNKKPPKHRSDSSHRDTSDENELRPNSDLEAGKSLPFIYGDIPDGMKATPLEDLDPYYLNKKTFIVLNKGKTLFRFSATPSLYILSPFNLLRRIAIKILIHSLFSMIIMCTILTNCIFMTFSDPPEWSKQVEYTFTGIYTFESLTKIVARGFAIDGFTFLRDPWNWLDFMVISMAYITEFVDLGNVSALRTFRVLRALKTISVIPGLKTIVGALIQSVKKLSDVMILTVFCLSVFALIGLQLFMGNLRNKCVIWPINMTEQYPPNGSRAFDWSEYIMNDTNFYFLPGQLDALLCGNSSDSGRCPEGFTCMKAGRNPNYGYTSFDSFGWAFLTLFRLMTQDFWENLYMLTLRAAGKTYMIFFVLVIFVGSFYLVNLILAVVAMAYEEQNQATIEEAEQKEAEFKAMLEQLKRQQEETQAAAMATSAGTVSEAALEDEGGGHLSRSSSEVSKLSSKSAKERRNRKKKWRQKEQEKEKGDSEKVVKSESDDGSKKSTIRFPGSRLGRKTSIMNQSLLSIPGSPFMSRHNSRSSIFSFKGRSKDMGSENEFADDEHSTVEESEDRRGSLFIPYRRNSYSGYSQGSSRIHPLAPHSGGKRNSTVDCNGVVSLIGPGPGRRLLPEVKIDKAATDDSTTDVEIKKKHSGSLMVSVDQLNSSFKGKDRANSQMSVVTNTLIEELEESQRKCPPCWYKFANIFLIWECFPMWLKIKHIVYLIVMDPFVDLAITICIVLNTLFMAMEHYPMTEQFEGVLAVGNLVFTGIFAGEMFAKLIAMDPYYYFQEGWNCFDGFIVTLSLVELGLADVEGLSVLRSFRLLRVFKLAKSWPTLNMLIKIIGNSVGALGNLTLVLAIIVFIFAVVGMQLFGKSYKDCVCKIAQDCELPRWHMNDFFHSFLIVFRVLCGEWIETMWDCMEVAGQTMCLTVFMMVMVIGNLVVLNLFLALLLSSFSADNLAATDDDGEPNNLQLAVARIKKGIAWFKANMRVFVATVLKKPIEDEQKPLDEMYEKKLNCIANHTVDINRELDYAKNGNGTTSGIGSSVGKYMIDEDYMSFIHNPNLTVCVPIAVGESDFENLNTEDFSSESDVENSKDLDDTSSSEGSTIDIKPDVEEVAVVEVVEEYLDPDACWTDECVAKYKCCDVPITHGWGKHWWFLRKTCYLIVEHNWFETLIIFMILLSSGALAFEDVYIEQRKTIKIILEYADRVFTYIFILEMLLKWVAYGFVKYFTNAWCWLDFFIVDVSIVSLIANALGYSDLGPIKSLRTLRALRPLRALSRFEGMRVVVNALVGAIPSIMNVLLVCLIFWLIFSIMGVNLFAGKYYYCYNDTAEENFLPDVVNNRTECFALINANFTEVRWKNVKINFDNVGAGYLALLQVATFKGWMDIMYAAIDSRKVEDQPIYEDNLYMYIYFVIFIIFGSFFTLNLFIGVIIDNFNQQKKKFGGQDIFMTEEQKKYYNAMKKLGSKKPQKPIPRPQNKIQGMVFDFVTQQVFDISIMILICLNMVTMMVETDDQSRETEEVLYWVNFFFIVVFTGEFLLKLFALRHYYFTNGWNIFDVVVVILSIVGMFLADLIEKYFVSPTLFRVIRLARIGRILRLIKGAKGIRTLLFALMMSLPALFNIGLLLFLVMFIFSIFGMSNFGYVKHGAGIDDMYNFETFGNSMIILFMITTSAGWDGLLLPILNYPPDCDPLLENSGTPATGDCGNPSVGIFFFVMYIIISFLIVVNMYIAIILENFSVATEESADPLSEDDFETFYEIWEKFDPDASQFITYAKLSDFADALEHPLRVPKPNTIELIAMDMPMVSGDRIHCLDILFAFTKRVLGDSGELDMLRQQMEERFVAANPSKVSYEPITTTLRRKQEDVSARIIQRAYRSYLARRGFVCKRKPANNKVENGGNNEEQEKKEGTPSTASLPSYDSVTKPDKEKQDDNNEGKGGRKEKGRNQKDIRESKC from the exons CTTCAGTGCCACGCCCTCCTTGTACATCTTAAGCCCTTTTAATCTACTTAGGCGAATAGCTATTAAGATTTTGATACATTC GTTATTCAGCATGATCATCATGTGTACGATTTTGACCAACTGTATATTCATGACATTTAGTGACCCCCCAGAGTGGTCCAAACAAGTAGA gTACACCTTCACAGGTATCTATACGTTTGAGTCACTCACAAAAATTGTTGCCCGAGGCTTCGCTATAGATGGGTTCACCTTTCTCAGAGACCCATGGAACTGGCTGGATTTCATGGTCATCTCAATGGC ATATATAACAGAGTTTGTGGACCTTGGGAATGTCTCGGCGCTGAGAACGTTCAGGGTTCTCCGAGCATTGAAAACTATTTCTGTCATTCCAG GCCTGAAGACCATTGTGGGTGCTCTGATCCAGTCTGTGAAGAAGCTGTCGGATGTGATGATCCTGACCGTCTTCTGTCTCAGCGTCTTTGCTCTGATtggcctgcagctcttcatggGGAACCTGCGGAATAAGTGTGTAATCTGGCCAATCAACATGACCGAGCAGTATCCGCCAAATGGCAGCAGGGCCTTTGACTGGAGCGAATACATCATGAATGACA ctAACTTCTACTTCCTCCCTGGTCAGCTTGATGCTCTACTATGTGGAAATAGCTCTGACTCAGG ACGATGTCCAGAGGGCTTTACATGTATGAAAGCCGGAAGGAACCCCAACTATGGTTACACCAGCTTTGACAGCTTTGGATGGGCTTTCCTCACCCTCTTTCGCCTCATGACCCAGGACTTCTGGGAAAATCTCTACATGCTG acTCTACGAGCCGCAGGGAAGACCTACATGATCTTCTTTGTGCTGGTCATCTTTGTGGGGTCCTTCTACCTGGTGAATCTCATCTTGGCTGTGGTGGCTATGGCTTATGAAGAGCAGAACCAGGCCACTATTGAGGAGGCGGAGCAGAAAGAGGCTGAATTCAAGGCCATGCTGGAGCAGCTCaagaggcagcaggaggagacaCAG gCTGCTGCCATGGCGACATCTGCAGGCACTGTGTCGGAGGCTGCGTTAGAGGATGAAGGAGGGGGGCACTTGTCCCGCAGCTCCTCTGAGGTCTCCAAGCTGAGCTCCAAGAGTGCCAAGGAGCGTCGCAATCGCAAGAAGAAATGGCGTCAGAAagagcaggagaaagagaagggagacAGCGAGAAGGTTGTTAAGTCTGAGTCAGATGATGGCAGTAAGAAAAGTACCATTCGTTTCCCAGGAAGCCGGCTAGGGAGGAAGACATCCATCATGAACCAG TCACTCCTCAGCATCCCAGGCTCTCCCTTCATGTCGCGTCACAACAGCCGGAGCAGCATTTTCAGCTTCAAAGGCCGTTCCAAGGACATGGGCTCAGAAAACGAGTTTGCCGACGACGAGCATAGTACAGTAGAGGAGAGCGAAGACCGTCGAGGCTCCCTCTTTATCCCTTACCGCCGCAACAGCTACAGTGGCTACAGCCAAGGCTCATCACGCATCCACCCGCTGGCACCCCACTCTGGAGGAAAGAGGAACAGCACAGTAGACTGCAATGGCGTGGTGTCTCTCATCGGCCCTGGGCCCGGCAGACGACTTCTGCCTGAGGTGAAAATAGATAAGGCAGCCACTGATGACAGT ACTACTGACGTGGAGATTAAGAAGAAGCACTCTGGCTCTCTCATGGTATCTGTGGATCAGCTCAACTCCTCCTTCAAAGGAAAGGACCGTGCCAACAGTCAGATGAGCGTAGTCACCAACACACTGATAGAGG AGTTGGAGGAGTCTCAGAGGAAGTGTCCTCCCTGTTGGTACAAGTTTGCCAATATCTTCCTTATATGGGAGTGCTTTCCCATGTGGCTGAAAATCAAGCACATAGTCTACTTGATTGTCATGGACCCATTTGTTGACCTGGCCATCACCATCTGTATTGTCCTCAACACCCTCTTCATGGCCATGGAGCACTACCCCATGACTGAACAGTTTGAGGGGGTCCTAGCTGTTGGCAACCTG GTTTTCACAGGCATCTTTGCCGGGGAGATGTTTGCCAAGCTGATTGCCATGGATCCCTACTACTACTTCCAGGAAGGCTGGAACTGCTTTGATGGCTTCATTGTGACTCTGAGTTTAGTTGAGCTGGGACTGGCTGATGTGGAAGGTCTGTCAGTGCTCAGGTCATTCCGCTTG TTAAGAGTGTTCAAACTAGCCAAATCGTGGCCCACCCTCAACATGCTGATCAAGATCATCGGTAATTCAGTGGGAGCTCTGGGTAATCTGACTCTGGTGCTGGCCATCATCGTCTTCATCTTTGCCGTGGTCGGCATGCAGCTGTTTGGCAAAAGCTACAAGGACTGTGTGTGTAAGATCGCCCAGGACTGTGAACTGCCTCGCTGGCACATGAATGACTTCTTTCACTCCTTCCTGATTGTGTTCAGAGTGTTGTGTGGGGAGTGGATTGAGACCATGTGGGACTGTATGGAGGTGGCAGGACAGACCATGTGCCTCACCGTCTTCATGATGGTCATGGTCATCGGAAACCTGGTG GTGCTGAACCTGTTCCTGGCCTTGCTGCTGAGCTCATTCAGTGCGGACAACCTCGCTGCCACAGATGATGATGGTGAGCCTAACAACCTCCAGCTTGCGGTTGCCCGAATTAAGAAAGGGATTGCCTGGTTCAAGGCTAACATGCGGGTCTTTGTAGCTACAGTGCTGAAGAAG CCTATAGAGGATGAACAGAAGCCACTGGATGAAATGTACGAGAAGAAGCTCAACTGCATTGCAAACCATACAGTGGACATCAACCGTGAACTGGACTATGCTAAAAATGGCAATGGCACCACCAGCGGCATTGGGAGCAGTGTGGGAAAGTATATGATTGATGAGGACTACATGTCTTTCATCCACAATCCCAACCTCACTGTCTGTGTTCCTATCGCTGTTGGCGAGTCGGACTTTGAAAACCTCAATACGGAAGACTTCAGCAGTGAATCGGATGTGGAGAACAGTAAAGAT TTGGATGACACCAGTTCGTCTGAGGGCAGCACAATAGACATCAAGCCTGATGTGGAGGaggtggcagtggtggaggtAGTGGAGGAGTACCTTGACCCAGATGCCTGCTGGACAGATG AATGTGTGGCCAAATACAAGTGCTGTGATGTTCCCATCACTCACGGCTGGGGGAAACACTGGTGGTTCCTGAGGAAGACCTGCTACCTGATTGTAGAACACAACTGGTTTGAAACCCTCATCATCTTCATGATCCTGCTCAGCAGTGGAGCCCTG GCCTTTGAGGATGTGTACATTGAGCAGAGGAAGACAATCAAAATCATTCTGGAGTATGCTGATCGGGTTTTCACCTATATCTTCATCCTGGAGATGTTGCTGAAATGGGTGGCCTACGGCTTTGTCAAGTACTTCACTAATGCCTGGTGTTGGTTAGACTTCTTCATTGTGGAT GTGTCTATAGTCAGCCTTATAGCTAATGCGTTGGGCTACTCCGATCTAGGCCCGATTAAATCACTCAGGACACTGAGGGCCTTGAGACCCCTCAGGGCCCTGTCACGTTTTGAAGGGATGAGG GTTGTGGTGAACGCTTTGGTGGGTGCAATTCCCTCCATCATGAATGTGCTGCTGGTGTGTCTCATCTTCTGGCTCATCTTCAGCATCATGGGTGTCAACCTGTTTGCTGGAAAGTATTACTACTGTTACAATGACACAGCTGAAGAGAATTTCCTCCCTGATGTCGTCAACAACAGAACAGAATGTTTTGCACTCATTAATGCAAACTTCACTGAAGTCAGATGGAAAAACGTCAAGATCAATTTTGACAATGTGGGTGCAGGATACCTGGCACTTCTGCAAGTG GCAACATTCAAAGGCTGGATGGACATTATGTACGCAGCAATAGATTCTAGAAAG GTGGAGGACCAGCCTATCTACGAGGACAActtatacatgtacatatacttCGTCATCTTTATCATCTTCGGCTCGTTCTTCACCTTAAACCTCTTCATTGGTGTCATCATTGATAACTTCAaccaacaaaagaaaaag TTTGGAGGTCAGGATATCTTCATGACAGAAGAACAGAAGAAATACTACAATGCCATGAAGAAACTAGGGTCAAAGAAGCCGCAAAAACCAATACCCAGGCCTCAG AACAAAATCCAAGGCATGGTGTTTGACTTTGTGACGCAGCAGGTGTTCGACATCTCCATCATGATCCTCATCTGCCTCAACATGGTCACCATGATGGTGGAGACAGATGATCAGTcaagggagacagaggaggtgCTTTACTGGGTCAACTTCTTCTTCATTGTGGTCTTCACTGGCGAGTTTTTATTGAAGCTCTTTGCGCTGCGTCACTACTACTTCACCAACGGCTGGAACATCTTCGATGTGGTTGTGGTCATCCTTTCAATTGTGG GAATGTTCCTGGCTGACCTGATTGAGAAGTACTTTGTGTCACCAACACTCTTCAGGGTGATTCGTCTGGCTCGTATCGGTAGAATCCTGCGTCTCATCAAGGGGGCCAAAGGAATCAGAACTCTGCTGTTTGCCCtaatgatgtcacttcctgcatTGTTCAACATTGGCCTACTACTTTTCCTGGTTATGttcattttctccatctttGGCATGTCCAACTTTGGCTATGTGAAACACGGGGCTGGAATTGATGACATGTACAACTTTGAGACCTTCGGCAACAGCATGATCATCCTGTTTATGATCACCACGTCAGCTGGCTGGGACGGCCTGCTGCTGCCTATTCTTAACTACCCTCCAGACTGTGATCCCTTACTGGAGAATTCTGGCACCCCCGCTACAGGAGACTGTGGCAACCCTTCTGTGGGCATCTTCTTCTTTGTTATGTACATCATCATTTCTTTCCTTATTGTGGTCAACATGTACATAGCCATCATCCTGGAGAACTTCAGCGTGGCCACAGAGGAGAGTGCCGACCCACTCAGTGAGGATGACTTTGAGACCTTTTATGAGATTTGGGAGAAGTTTGACCCTGATGCCTCCCAGTTCATCACCTATGCCAAGCTTTCTGACTTTGCTGATGCACTTGAACACCCACTCCGAGTCCCCAAGCCCAACACCATTGAACTGATCGCCATGGACATGCCTATGGTGAGTGGCGACCGCATCCACTGCCTGGACATCCTGTTTGCCTTCACCAAGCGTGTGCTGGGTGACAGTGGCGAGTTGGACATGTTGAGGCAACAAATGGAGGAGCGTTTTGTGGCAGCCAATCCCTCCAAGGTTTCTTACGAGCCAATCACCACCACCCTGAGGCGCAAGCAGGAGGATGTGTCAGCCAGAATCATTCAAAGGGCCTACCGTTCCTATCTGGCTAGGCGGGGTTTCGTCTGTAAGCGCAAACCAGCCAATAACAAAGTGGAGAATGGCGGGAACAATGAGGAACAAGAAAAGAAGGAGGGCACTCCCTCAACTGCCTCCCTGCCCTCTTATGACAGTGTAACCAAACCTGACAAGGAGAAACAGGATGACAACAATGAGGgcaagggagggaggaaagagaaaggaagaaaccAAAAAGACATCAGGGAATCTAAATGTTAG